In a genomic window of Phyllostomus discolor isolate MPI-MPIP mPhyDis1 chromosome 5, mPhyDis1.pri.v3, whole genome shotgun sequence:
- the SLC22A23 gene encoding solute carrier family 22 member 23 isoform X4 — MAIDRRREAAGSGPGRQPPLGEENGSLPPGDAASSVPLGGRAGHGSGGEIQPLPSPHPAGGGQHPSCCSAAAAPSLLLLDYDGSVLPFLGGLGGGYQKTLVLLTWIPALFIGFSQFSDSFLLDQPNFWCREAGKGAELAGVTATGRWGAEDLVNWTSPPTTFFSTAASGSAGHLSNWSGADRGDTPPLPSPPDKGDNASNCDCHAWDYGIRTGLVQNVVSKE, encoded by the coding sequence ATGGCGATAGACCGGCGGCGCGAGGCGGCGGGCAGCGGGCCCGGGAGGCAGCCACCCCTGGGCGAGGAGAACGGCTCTCTGCCGCCTGGGGACGCGGCTTCCTCGGTGCCCCTCGGGGGACGCGCGGGCCACGGCAGCGGCGGGGAGATCCAACCGTTGCCCTCCCCGCATCCCGCCGGCGGCGGTCAGCACCCGAGCTGCTGCTCCGCGGCGGCGGCCCCGAGCCTCTTGTTGCTGGACTACGACGGGTCGGTGCTGCCTTTCcttgggggcctgggtgggggctaCCAGAAGACCCTCGTGCTCCTCACCTGGATCCCCGCGCTATTTATCGGCTTCAGCCAGTTCTCGGACTCCTTCCTTTTGGACCAGCCGAACTTCTGGTGCCGCGAGGCCGGCAAAGGCGCCGAGCTGGCGGGAGTCACCGCCACTGGCCGGTGGGGAGCCGAGGACTTGGTCAACTGGACTAGCCCGCCGACTACCTTCTTCTCCACTGCCGCCTCGGGGTCCGCAGGCCACCTCAGCAACTGGAGCGGAGCGGACAGGGGCGACACGCCACCTCTACCGTCCCCTCCGGACAAGGGGGACAACGCCTCTAACTGCGACTGCCACGCATGGGACTATGGTATCCGCACAGGCCTTGTCCAAAACGTGGTCAGCAAG